In Aethina tumida isolate Nest 87 chromosome 2, icAetTumi1.1, whole genome shotgun sequence, the DNA window AAGAACTGACTCaaatcttctaaaatttaaagacattGGGTTTTACTGGTACACACCCACCAACTAGCTCAGATATGAAAGTAACAGTTACACTCCGAACAGTgctatttccaaatatttaataattcaatgtcAATGTTACAACTATATAAGGACGAAACAAACAATATCCTGTATCAGTCATTGTCAGTCAGTCTCCAGACTCGCAACACAGACctaaaaatactcaaaatgttcaaattggTGGTGTTGTTCGCTCTCGTAGCCGTAGCCGTTGCCAAACCAGGATACCTCGGTGGTCACTTGGGATACTCCGCTTTGGCCGCTCCATTGGCAGTATCCGCTCCAGTAGCTGTAGCTGCTCCAGTAGCGGTAGCCCACAGCGTTGCCGTTCCAGCCGCCGTCAGCAGCACCTACAGGAAGGATGTCATCAGCAAGCCAATTGTAGCTACCTACGCCGCTCCAGCTGTTGTAGCCGCTCCCCTCGTTCACAAGACCATCGTAGCTGCTCCATCTTTGGCTTACTCTGCCCCAATCTCCTATGCTGCTCATGTGCCATCTGTCCATGCCTGGTAGAGAGAGGACTGATAAaactatgtatttattaagaaaataaataaaaattatattttaatatatttttgtgttttataatgttaagAATTCTCTAGTTTATTTAAAGAGAAATTCTTAAAACAACAATCAACAACAAGTTGTAATCCTTACCTACACTTAATCACagattttgacaaattttaaacacatgaaaaacaaattttacattgtaAGATTTTGGTTTTGGTAGAACCCTGAAAGGGTACGTacgaaattcattatttttaatggtaatttttattttccaaaagggataaagattttaaaaaatgttgctgCATCATGATTGACAATTATgagtatttgaatataaacaaaatattttcaacttattttttaagtgctatattatgattattaattatttttgaaacaaacaattaattaaaaaaatataagtgaaaatttaaaatagactaTGGCAAcggtctataaaaatattaattcaggatattacgtttttaattatcacataatggtcaaaataaaaaattatttatttaaaaaaatattttgtaacgaaaacaaacattaaacaataagaaaGCTTTTCAGGTATATAgtcacttaaaaaatattttatttctcgtGAATAATTaccactaaaataaaaaaaataattttgattcaaattatttaaaaattttaaaataatatctacaaacagaaatagataattaattaacccattgttttcaatttataaaaacttttttatattaaataaataaattctataattcaGCATCGTCTAAAGAGGTAATTAGTGgcagattaattttttttatgtttttgatatttgagCATCATTTTAAATGATACAATTTGCTCAATGTTctcattttatgataattattttcattcctTCAGTAATAAAGCTTTCGAGCACCTACTGCGAATTTACGACGAGAAAGTAACTACCgtcatttcaaaataaacaatttcaatgtCAGTGTGGATAGTATAAAGTCGAATAAAAAGTTCATTCAGTATCAGTTATTGTCAGTCAGTCTCTAGACTCGCAACACAGacctaaaaaatccaaaatgttcaaattggTGGTGTTGTTCGCTCTCGTAGCCGTAGCCGTTGCCAAACCAGGATACCTCGGTGGTCACTTGGGATACTCCGCTTTGGCCGCTCCATTGGCAGTATCCGCTCCAGTAGCTGTAGCTGCTCCAGTAGCGGTAGCCCACAGCGTTGCCGTTCCAGCCGCCGTCAGCAGCACCTACAGGAAGGATGTCATCAGCAAGCCAATTGTAGCTACCTACGCCGCTCCAGCTGTTGTAGCCGCTCCCCTCGTTCACAAGACCATCGTAGCTGCTCCATCTTTGGCTTACTCTGCCCCAATCTCCTATGCTGCTCATGTGCCATCTGTCCATGCCTGGTAGAGAGAGGACTGATAAaactatgtatttattaagaaaataaataaaaattatattttaatatatttttgtgttttataatgttaagAATTCTCTAGTTTATTTAAAGAGAAATTCTTAAAACAACAATCAACAACAAGTTGTAATCCTTACCTACACTTAATCACagattttgacaaattttaaacacatgaaaaacaaattttacattgtaAGATTTTGGTTTTGGTAGAACCCTGAAAGGGTACGTacgaaattcattatttttaatggtaatttttattttccaaaagggataaagattttaaaaaatgttgctgCATCATGATTGACAATTATgagtatttgaatataaacaaaatattttcaacttattttttaagtgctatattatgattattaattatttttgaaacaaacaattaattaaaaaaatataagtgaaaatttaaaatagactaTGGCAAcggtctataaaaatattaattcaggatattacgtttttaattattacataatggtcaaaataaaaaattatttatttaaaaaaatattttgtaacgaaaacaaacattaaacaataagaaaGCTTTTCAGGTATATAgtcacttaaaaaatattttatttctcgtGAATAATTaccactaaaataaaaaaaataattttgattcaaattatttaaaaattttaaaataatatctacaaacagaaatagataattaattaacccattgttttcaatttataaaaacttttttatattaaataaataaattctataattcaGCATCGTCTAAAGAGGTAATTAGTGgcagattaattttttttatgtttttgatatttgagCATCATTTTAAATGATACAATTTGCTCAATGTTctcattttatgataattattttcattcctTCAGTAATAAAGCTTTCGAGCACCTACTGCGAATTTACGACGAGAAAGTAACTACCgtcatttcaaaataaacaatttcaatgtCAGTGTGGATAGTATAAAGTCGAATAAAAAGTTCATTCAGTATCAGTTATTGTCAGTCAGTCTCTAGACTCGCAACACAGacctaaaaaatccaaaatgttcaaattggTGGTGTTGTTCGCTCTCGTAGCCGTAGCCGTTGCCAAACCAGGATACCTCGGTGGTCACTTGGGATACTCCGCATTGGCCGCCCCATTGGCAGTATCTGCTCCAGTAGCTGTAGCTGCTCCAGTAGCGGTAGCCCACAGCGTTGCCGTTCCAGCCGCAGTCAGCAGCACCTACAGAAAGGATGTCATCAGCAAGCCAATTGTAGCTACCTACGCCGCCCCAGCTGTTGTAGCCGCCCCACTCGTTCACAAGACCATCGTAGCTGCTCCATCTTTGGTTTACTCTGCCCCAATCTCCTATGCTGCTCATGTACCATCTGTCCATGCCTGGTAGAGAGAGGACTGATAAAACtatgtatatattaagaaaataaataaaaattatattttaatatatttttgtgttttacaaTGTTGAAAATCTTTCGTTTATTTAAAGAGAAATACTTAAAACAACAATCTAATTGTAATCCTATTTACCTACACTTGATCACagattttgacaaatttcaaACACGTGTAtgagaaacaaattttttatagtaatattttcCGTGTATTGAAAAATGTGTTGGTTGTTGTaacaatcaacaaaaaagtCAATAAAAGACAAATTAAAGCACATTCGTCTGAAAATCTTCACAACTATGGTAATTATGAGTAGTTGAATGTAAAGAAGGTTCTTTTGGGTTCTTCTTCaactatt includes these proteins:
- the LOC109604131 gene encoding cuticle protein 38-like, with the translated sequence MFKLVVLFALVAVAVAKPGYLGGHLGYSALAAPLAVSAPVAVAAPVAVAHSVAVPAAVSSTYRKDVISKPIVATYAAPAVVAAPLVHKTIVAAPSLAYSAPISYAAHVPSVHAW
- the LOC126264579 gene encoding cuticle protein 38-like, whose translation is MFKLVVLFALVAVAVAKPGYLGGHLGYSALAAPLAVSAPVAVAAPVAVAHSVAVPAAVSSTYRKDVISKPIVATYAAPAVVAAPLVHKTIVAAPSLVYSAPISYAAHVPSVHAW